In a single window of the Eleginops maclovinus isolate JMC-PN-2008 ecotype Puerto Natales chromosome 6, JC_Emac_rtc_rv5, whole genome shotgun sequence genome:
- the LOC134866440 gene encoding angiopoietin-related protein 1-like translates to MGPVTWSIFILVGLSFWGNSQALTKNPILSRIRRAPEANGESKKCSYTFLVPEQKITGPICAARGYSTDKDRVTRLDVAGVRDLLSKQRRETETLKLVVDVDGNLVNEMKLLRKESRNMNSRVTQLYMQLLHEIIRKRDNSLELAQLETRILNATTESLRLASRYKELESRYAALSAVVNNQSVLIGALEERCMQVYSRRHDQTPLGPPLVQVVPENIPVNVPRFTNEIQRDNNRGFARERGSRSGPSPTSGTLEVPKPPHRNFSSEGPFRDCLAAQEAGHSTSGMYLIRPDEAERPVQAWCEQDIDNGGWTVIQSRRDGSVNFFRNWDSYKSGFGNIDGEYWLGLEGIYYLGRQGDYKLLVEMEDWMDKKVYAQYSSFHLEPESEGFRLRLGTYQGNAGDSMSSNNGKQFTTLDRDKDAFLGNCAHFHKGGWWYNSCGQVNLNGVWYTGGVYRSKFQDGIFWADYGGGFYSMKAVRMLIRPID, encoded by the exons ATGGGGCCTGTAACATGGAGCATATTTATTCTGGTTGGTCTGTCATTTTGGGGCAACAGCCAAGCCCTCACAAAGAACCCCATCCTGTCCCGGATACGAAGGGCTCCAGAGGCCAATGGGGAAAGCAAAAAGTGCTCCTACACCTTCCTGGTTCCTGAGCAGAAGATCACAGGACCCATATGTGCCGCCCGCGGTTACTCTACCGACAAGGATCGAGTGACACGCCTGGATGTGGCTGGAGTGCGGGACCTCCTGTCGAAGCAGCGTAGGGAAACGGAAACTTTGAAGCTAGTGGTGGATGTGGACGGCAACTTGGTGAATGAAATGAAGCTGTTGAGGAAAGAGAGCAGGAACATGAACTCCAGAGTGACCCAGCTGTACATGCAGTTGCTTCATGAGATCATCAGGAAAAGGGACAACTCACTGGAGCTGGCCCAGCTGGAGACTCGCATCCTCAACGCCACCACAGAGTCACTGCGCCTGGCATCCCGTTACAAGGAACTGGAGTCTAGATACGCAGCCCTGTCTGCAGTAGTGAACAACCAGTCAGTGCTGATTGGGGCACTTGAGGAGCGTTGCATGCAGGTGTACAGCCGCAGGCATGACCAGACACCCTTGGGACCTCCACTTGTGCAGGTGGTGCCTGAGAACATTCCTGTTAATGTGCCACGTTTCACCAATGAAATCCAGAGGGACAACAACCGAGGCTTTGCCCGAGAAAGAGGCTCACGCTCTGGACCATCACCCACTAGTGGAACCCTGGAAGTTCCAAAACCTCCACATAGGAACTTCAGTTCTGAAG GCCCTTTCAGAGACTGTCTCGCCGCACAGGAAGCTGGCCACAGCACCAGTGGCATGTACCTGATCAGACCAGACGAAGCAGAAAGGCCAGTGCAGGCCTGGTGTGAACAGGACATCGACAACGGCGGCTGGACCGTTATCCAGAGCAGGCGAGATGGCTCCGTTAACTTCTTCAGGAACTGGGATAGCTACAAG AGCGGCTTTGGCAACATAGACGGGGAATACTGGCTCGGCCTGGAAGGCATCTATTACCTGGGGAGGCAGGGGGACTACAAGCTGCTCGTAGAGATGGAGGACTGGATGGACAAGAAGGTGTACGCTCAGTACAGCAGCTTCCATCTAGAGCCTGAGAGCGAGGGATTCCGTCTGCGACTGGGTACCTACCAGGGCAACGCCGGGGACTCCATGAGCAGCAACAACGGCAAACAGTTCACTACTCTGGATCGAGACAAGGACGCCTTCTTAG GTAACTGTGCCCATTTCCATAAAGGAGGCTGGTGGTACAACTCTTGCGGCCAAGTCAATCTGAACGGTGTCTGGTACACCGGAGGCGTTTACCGCAGCAAATTCCAAGATGGGATTTTCTGGGCCGACTACGGTGGAGGCTTCTACTCTATGAAGGCTGTCCGTATGCTGATCAGGCCCATTGACTGA
- the tada1 gene encoding transcriptional adapter 1: protein MDAMAAHASELEIAKKNLTDAIGDNVKHYWANLKLWFKQKISKEEFDIEARRLLAQENVHIHNDFLLAILTRCQIIVSTPEGAGPLQWQGGSVSKPGKPKGKKKCSSRQKFDHRFQPQNPLSAAQPFSPRELGGDEEELRLSAHTLLLPTRGQLEARMMVTAFELGLDNITEDAVSSMTHAVEHHLKDVLTAVITRRKAYRLRDGRFPYAFGSDVTPQPYLKNSLAAYQNVTECPPPSASLAAGPPPQVSPDDAEQQAVHLLACSADNLPAPLPPINMFDLLEALQVHHGVMPSHTMYALNMERILSRLWHPSHEELEQDHVHRQRLAAKEGLLVC from the exons ATGGACGCCATGGCAGCTCATGCTAGCGAGCTCGAGATTGCAAAGAAAAATTTAACTGATGCAATTGGCGATAATGTCAAGCA TTACTGGGCAAACCTGAAGCTATGGTTCAAACAAAAGATCAGCAAGGAGGAGTTTGACATTGAGGCACGCCGTCTGCTGGCTCAGGAGAATG ttCATATTCACAACGATTTCCTCCTGGCCATCCTCACACGCTGTCAGATCATCGTCTCCACACcag AGGGTGCAGGGCCATTACAGTGGCAAGGTGGCTCTGTTTCAAAGCCTGGGAAAccaaaaggaaagaagaaatgtTCCTCCAGACAGAAATTTGAT CATCGTTTCCAGCCACAGAACCCCCTCAGCGCCGCCCAGCCTTTCAGCCCCCGCGAGTTGGGAGGTGACGAGGAGGAGCTGCGCCTCAGTGcccacactctgctgctgcccACACGGGGCCAGCTGGAGGCCCGCATGATGGTGACGGCCTTCGAGCTCGGTCTGGACAACATCACAGAAGATGCCGTCAGCAGCATGACCCACGCTGTCGAG CACCACTTGAAAGACGTCCTGACTGCTGTCATCACCCGGAGGAAGGCGTACAGACTACGAGACGGTCGCTTCCCCTACGCCTTCGGCAGTGATGTCACGCCACAGCCATATTTAAAGAACAGCCTCGCTGCTTACCAGAACGTCACTGAATG tCCCCCTCCAAGTGCTTCCCTCGCTGCTGGCCCACCCCCTCAAGTGTCACCCGATGATGCCGAGCAACAAGCTGTTCACTTATTGGCTTGTTCTGCTGACAATCTCCCAGCGCCCCTCCCTCCAATAAACATGTTTGATCTCCTGGAGGCTTTACAG GTTCACCACGGGGTGATGCCATCCCACACCATGTACGCCCTGAACATGGAGCGCATCCTGTCCCGGCTCTGGCACCCGAGCCACGAAGAACTAGAGCAGGACCACGTCCACCGGCAGCGCCTCGCCGCCAAAGAGGGCCTGCTCGTCTGCTGA
- the LOC134866042 gene encoding transcription factor Jun-like, which produces MSRKMEATFYDEAVNASSSQHDGPTVYGFNPKTLKQTMTLNLNDPKNFKPQLSAKALDILTSPDVGLLKLASPELERLIIQSCTGLTTPTPTQFVCPKNITDEQEGFAEGFVRALAELHYHQQPPAGHPDAQTGANNSMVSGSAASESGGVPYSCTVRTDPPEYTNLGAFGRAVGTASAPASSERHPPISYPSAQQPSHNHMDHHLAAAQHSRLSALKEEPQIVPEMSGDTPPLSPINMENQERIKAERKRMRNRVAASKCRKRKLERISRLEDRVKNLKNQNTELVSSANVLRDELALLKQKVMDHVNSGCQLILTQQLQAY; this is translated from the coding sequence ATGTCAAGGAAAATGGAAGCGACGTTCTACGACGAAGCCGTAAATGCCTCCAGCTCCCAGCATGACGGGCCCACGGTGTATGGCTTCAATCccaaaaccctgaaacagaccATGACGCTAAACCTGAACGACCCGAAAAACTTCAAGCCCCAGCTGAGCGCAAAGGCCCTGGACATCCTGACGTCCCCGGACGTGGGCTTGCTAAAACTGGCCTCGCCTGAACTGGAGCGACTGATTATCCAGTCATGCACCGGGCTCACTACTCCCACCCCGACTCAGTTTGTCTGTCCCAAGAACATCACCGACGAGCAGGAGGGGTTCGCGGAGGGGTTTGTGAGAGCACTGGCCGAGCTCCACTACCACCAGCAGCCCCCCGCCGGACACCCTGACGCGCAGACCGGCGCTAACAACAGCATGGTGTCCGGCTCTGCTGCGTCCGAGAGCGGCGGGGTTCCCTACAGCTGCACGGTGCGCACCGACCCACCAGAGTACACAAACTTGGGGGCTTTTGGCCGGGCTGTGGGCACTGCGTCTGCACCTGCTTCCAGCGAGAGGCACCCCCCTATAAGTTACCCGTCTGCCCAACAGCCGTCCCACAACCACATGGACCACCACCTGGCTGCAGCGCAGCACTCGCGGCTCTCCGCACTCAAAGAGGAGCCGCAGATCGTGCCCGAGATGTCGGGCGACACCCCGCCGCTCTCCCCCATCAACATGGAGAACCAGGAGCGCATCAAAGCGGAGAGGAAGCGCATGAGGAACAGGGTGGCCGCGTCCAAGTGCCGGAAAAGGAAGCTGGAGAGGATCTCCCGGCTGGAGGACAGGGTCAAAAACCTAAAGAACCAAAACACGGAGTTGGTTTCCTCTGCTAACGTGCTCCGGGACGAGCTGGCTCTGCTCAAGCAAAAGGTCATGGACCACGTCAACAGCGGCTGCCAGCTTATTCTGACGCAGCAGCTCCAAGCGTACTAG